A stretch of Treponema vincentii F0403 DNA encodes these proteins:
- a CDS encoding septal ring lytic transglycosylase RlpA family protein has product MKKYHVLTALLGALFLLPLGAEELLTAETYASYYGEAFNGRPTSSGEIFDMNAYTAAHKTLPFGTFLEVTNLENGKKVVVRVNDRGPFVANREIDLSKAAAESLGMISRGVTRVSIKKVDSLDHAALVATNDVYSNEPAENAQTEAPGVSNTQPEVVPTQEEEASDVPAKTSDTEAAPASETAQLDTPQAQTASEGSQAENTDTKKDTEKPAPAKKAQAPTPVYAQGSSGVLWRIQLGAFVREENALRLVVQLRKAGFDPAYERTEKTVRVVLPGIKPNDLEKVKEELAAHSFRDYVIRQESW; this is encoded by the coding sequence ATGAAAAAATACCATGTTCTAACGGCTCTGCTTGGGGCGTTGTTCTTATTGCCCCTCGGAGCGGAAGAATTACTCACAGCAGAAACTTACGCATCTTATTACGGAGAGGCTTTTAACGGCCGGCCGACATCAAGCGGCGAAATTTTCGACATGAATGCTTACACGGCAGCTCATAAAACACTACCATTCGGCACTTTTCTTGAAGTAACCAATCTTGAGAACGGAAAGAAGGTGGTGGTACGTGTAAACGACCGCGGCCCCTTCGTTGCAAACCGCGAAATAGATTTATCAAAAGCAGCAGCCGAATCGCTGGGAATGATCAGCCGCGGGGTAACGCGCGTCTCGATTAAAAAGGTAGATTCGCTTGACCATGCCGCGCTCGTAGCAACAAACGACGTTTACAGTAATGAACCGGCAGAAAACGCACAAACAGAAGCGCCGGGCGTTTCCAATACACAGCCGGAAGTAGTACCCACTCAAGAGGAAGAGGCTTCCGATGTACCGGCTAAAACGTCCGACACGGAAGCGGCGCCTGCATCAGAAACAGCACAACTTGATACGCCACAAGCGCAAACAGCATCTGAAGGCAGCCAAGCGGAAAATACCGATACCAAAAAAGACACTGAAAAACCGGCTCCTGCCAAAAAGGCACAAGCTCCGACTCCGGTTTACGCTCAAGGCAGCTCCGGCGTGCTGTGGAGAATTCAGCTGGGTGCTTTTGTACGGGAAGAGAATGCACTGCGGCTTGTTGTGCAACTGAGAAAAGCAGGGTTTGACCCCGCGTACGAACGGACTGAGAAAACGGTACGGGTTGTGCTCCCGGGCATTAAGCCTAATGATCTTGAAAAAGTAAAAGAAGAGCTGGCAGCGCATTCTTTTAGAGATTATGTTATTCGACAAGAAAGCTGGTAA
- a CDS encoding DUF1295 domain-containing protein — MSYFIYCTVEVVMLVLGLVCFFALYFIPAGYGKLIDKKWGFSFNNKAAWMLMECPTLIVMLSLLFTLDYAHKPVRIVLVSFFLAHYIQRTLIFPMLIKGHSKMPLTIVAMGMVFNTVNAFLIGLWIFYFSPAEMYSRHWLTDPRFILGAVFFCAGMFINIQSDSYIRSLRANGDSKHYYPCKGVYRYVTSANYFGELLEWFGFAVLTWSSAGFLFLFWTACNLVPRSHALYKKYAQDFPDEVARYKPKRIIPFLY, encoded by the coding sequence ATGTCGTATTTTATATATTGTACCGTCGAAGTTGTGATGCTCGTTTTAGGTTTGGTGTGTTTTTTTGCCTTGTATTTTATCCCTGCGGGGTACGGCAAGCTGATCGATAAAAAATGGGGATTCAGCTTTAACAATAAGGCGGCGTGGATGCTGATGGAGTGTCCTACCCTTATCGTTATGCTCTCATTACTGTTCACGCTTGACTATGCGCACAAACCGGTGCGGATAGTGCTTGTGTCATTTTTCCTTGCACACTATATTCAGCGCACGCTGATTTTCCCGATGCTGATTAAGGGCCACAGCAAAATGCCGCTTACAATAGTAGCGATGGGTATGGTTTTTAATACGGTTAACGCCTTTCTAATCGGTTTGTGGATTTTTTATTTTTCTCCTGCGGAGATGTATAGCCGGCACTGGCTTACCGATCCTCGTTTTATCCTCGGCGCGGTCTTCTTTTGTGCCGGTATGTTTATCAATATACAATCCGATTCCTATATCCGTTCGCTGAGAGCAAATGGAGACAGTAAGCATTACTATCCGTGTAAGGGGGTGTACCGCTACGTTACCAGCGCGAATTACTTCGGTGAATTGCTGGAATGGTTCGGTTTTGCCGTTCTCACGTGGTCATCCGCCGGTTTCTTGTTTTTATTTTGGACAGCCTGCAATTTAGTACCGCGCTCTCACGCACTGTATAAAAAATATGCACAAGACTTTCCCGACGAAGTTGCCCGCTATAAACCTAAGCGGATTATCCCCTTTTTGTATTAA
- a CDS encoding NAD-dependent epimerase/dehydratase family protein — protein MKKVFITGVSGTMGSEALKQIAQTGNFRCRILLRPKKPNIKLAKKLQKNENIEVLFGDIQNYGDCLAGVKDVDYVLHCAAIIPPAADHHHDEAFRTNWQGTQNLLHAVVESGQIEKTKFVYIGTVAEYGNRTFKHPWGRVGDPLMPSAFDMYAASKVKAERAVIESPLCWVSLRQSGILYDDVLFNNMNDGLMFHTCWNTPIEWATARTSGLLLKNLVEKDTNGTLGAEFWKKVYNIGNGKAARVTGFETLDRGFKMMGRSAVEIFRPEWNASRNFHCMWFADSHILNKYLDFQHEGFEEFFSKLEKKLWYFKLGKPFPRLVKRFAIMPLLRTNNAPVFWVTHNLKKRVDAFFGSLEAYQAISRSWENFPLLCRNQNPETGTFLDYEALKDEASLAANAVLLNHGYDETKRTAELDIGDMQQAAAFRGGECINKTMTRGDMYSPLQWQCHNGHRFAASPYLVLKTGHWCPECCSTPPWNFGKLAQHIPFYAQLWYDDHTTDETESYSAEDARDIAVYEKRRN, from the coding sequence ATGAAAAAAGTTTTTATTACCGGTGTGTCCGGAACGATGGGGTCCGAAGCGTTAAAGCAAATAGCGCAGACGGGAAATTTCCGCTGCAGGATTCTGTTACGGCCTAAAAAGCCGAACATAAAATTGGCAAAAAAGCTTCAAAAAAACGAAAATATTGAAGTTCTATTCGGCGATATACAAAATTACGGCGATTGCCTCGCCGGTGTAAAAGATGTTGACTATGTGCTTCACTGTGCTGCGATTATTCCCCCCGCAGCCGATCATCATCATGATGAAGCATTCCGCACTAATTGGCAGGGAACGCAAAATCTGCTCCATGCTGTTGTAGAGAGCGGGCAAATCGAAAAGACCAAATTCGTTTACATCGGTACTGTTGCGGAATACGGCAATAGAACATTTAAACATCCGTGGGGAAGAGTAGGCGACCCGCTTATGCCGAGCGCATTCGACATGTATGCGGCAAGCAAGGTAAAGGCCGAACGCGCGGTGATTGAATCTCCTTTATGCTGGGTTTCGCTCCGTCAAAGCGGCATTTTATATGACGACGTACTCTTCAATAACATGAATGACGGACTTATGTTCCATACGTGCTGGAATACCCCGATAGAGTGGGCAACTGCGCGTACGTCGGGGCTGCTGTTAAAAAATCTTGTTGAAAAAGATACAAACGGAACACTCGGCGCAGAGTTTTGGAAAAAAGTCTACAATATCGGCAACGGAAAGGCCGCACGGGTTACCGGCTTTGAAACACTTGACCGTGGATTTAAAATGATGGGACGGAGCGCCGTTGAAATTTTCCGGCCTGAATGGAATGCAAGCCGCAATTTTCATTGTATGTGGTTTGCCGATTCTCACATATTAAATAAATATCTTGATTTTCAGCATGAAGGTTTTGAGGAGTTTTTTTCCAAGCTAGAAAAAAAATTATGGTATTTTAAATTGGGTAAGCCGTTTCCCCGTCTCGTTAAGCGATTCGCAATTATGCCGCTGTTGCGCACAAACAATGCCCCGGTCTTTTGGGTAACGCACAATCTTAAAAAAAGAGTAGATGCGTTTTTCGGCTCGCTCGAAGCGTATCAGGCAATTTCGCGCAGCTGGGAAAACTTTCCTTTATTGTGCAGAAACCAAAATCCTGAAACCGGTACATTTTTGGATTACGAAGCATTGAAAGACGAAGCATCGCTTGCAGCAAACGCGGTACTTTTGAATCACGGCTATGATGAAACGAAACGGACGGCAGAGCTTGATATTGGAGATATGCAGCAGGCGGCAGCCTTCCGAGGTGGTGAGTGCATCAACAAAACGATGACCCGCGGCGATATGTACAGCCCGCTGCAATGGCAGTGCCATAACGGTCATCGGTTTGCAGCAAGTCCCTACTTAGTGCTTAAAACAGGGCATTGGTGTCCCGAATGCTGCAGCACACCGCCGTGGAATTTCGGCAAACTCGCGCAGCATATTCCGTTTTATGCACAACTATGGTATGACGACCACACAACCGATGAAACGGAATCGTATTCCGCGGAGGATGCACGGGATATAGCTGTATACGAAAAACGCCGCAACTAA
- a CDS encoding CPBP family glutamic-type intramembrane protease has protein sequence MERDCFHKKDTFLLIECTAVFVLLLLPPLFSAVPFTLPPKPIGLYAHSIFCLGTISAAAYEEVLYRLYTPSRLHRIYSDYIKPLLPENSHAGAFFAFFFTEFPALLLFTLAHRYLGLPSMLFAAGSGIVFRYAYLKLTRVFHPAFSITLVAAVHGLWNIGVYYYLWGHSVAA, from the coding sequence ATGGAACGGGATTGCTTTCATAAAAAAGATACATTCCTCCTTATCGAATGCACGGCGGTATTTGTTCTGTTGTTACTTCCGCCGCTCTTTTCGGCAGTCCCGTTTACCCTTCCGCCGAAGCCGATAGGTCTTTATGCGCACAGTATCTTTTGCTTGGGCACGATATCCGCAGCCGCCTATGAAGAAGTGTTATACCGGCTCTATACCCCCAGCCGGCTGCACCGCATCTATAGCGATTATATTAAACCGCTACTGCCGGAAAATTCTCATGCCGGCGCTTTTTTTGCTTTTTTCTTCACCGAATTTCCCGCTCTTTTACTCTTCACGCTGGCGCACCGTTACCTTGGACTTCCTTCCATGCTCTTTGCCGCAGGATCCGGCATCGTATTCCGCTATGCTTATCTAAAGCTCACGCGGGTGTTTCATCCGGCATTCAGCATCACCCTTGTTGCTGCAGTACACGGACTGTGGAATATCGGCGTGTATTATTACCTGTGGGGACACAGCGTTGCCGCTTAA
- a CDS encoding class I SAM-dependent methyltransferase yields the protein MNIYDLIAERYSELFPLETEKLDFIRYLCPLPGRLCDAGCATGDLAIGLRQQGYSVCGLDLNAKMIGIAEQKASHTFGIRTSGELTFHQADIADILQFGTCNGVLCFGNTLPHLPDQTALRHFFSAVYQSLQEHGVFIVEVLNYDRILAEKKMDFKDKETDAFIFKRRYDFLPDGNIKFTIEFIDKQHNTVGSDFTVLHPLQRKTLLALFEQAGFQSVASYSDYSFTESHTADYAVVYTAKK from the coding sequence ATGAACATATACGATTTAATTGCCGAACGGTACAGCGAACTCTTTCCGCTTGAAACTGAAAAACTCGATTTTATCCGGTACCTTTGTCCCTTGCCGGGCAGACTCTGCGATGCAGGCTGTGCAACCGGCGATCTTGCAATTGGATTACGGCAACAGGGGTATAGCGTATGCGGACTTGATTTGAATGCAAAGATGATCGGAATTGCCGAACAAAAAGCTTCCCATACATTCGGCATCCGCACCTCCGGAGAACTCACATTCCATCAAGCAGACATCGCCGATATTCTGCAATTCGGTACCTGTAACGGTGTACTGTGTTTCGGCAATACACTCCCGCATCTACCTGATCAAACGGCACTCCGCCATTTTTTCAGCGCTGTGTATCAGTCTTTACAAGAGCACGGTGTTTTTATTGTTGAAGTCCTCAATTACGACCGCATCCTTGCTGAGAAAAAAATGGACTTTAAAGATAAAGAAACGGACGCCTTCATTTTTAAGCGGCGCTATGATTTTTTACCGGACGGGAATATCAAGTTTACCATAGAGTTTATCGACAAGCAGCACAATACCGTAGGTTCGGACTTTACCGTATTACATCCATTACAGCGCAAAACACTGTTAGCTTTGTTTGAACAAGCAGGCTTCCAATCCGTTGCCTCTTATTCGGATTACAGCTTTACCGAAAGCCATACAGCGGATTACGCCGTAGTGTATACAGCAAAGAAATAA
- a CDS encoding endo alpha-1,4 polygalactosaminidase, with the protein MRNVKDLYMALIFFIIIVINGISAEKKQDYKVLIGMDHKKVMQLKEIKTLVIDAEFFSEEEIAHLHANGNTNILSYLNIGSIETFRDDYKEFEEITLGDYENWDEEKWVNVADKRWQKRIKNKAQLLLQKGIDGFFLDNADVYYQYQTPAIYQGLMSILREIHQEHKPIIINGGDTFITEAIKQNAISGIVTGVNQESVFTEIHFKTNTFGAKPAEDRAYFMEYLAQCKTYGLTVYLLEYGANKKLEKEIKAYCERNGFIYDISHSLQLDKAF; encoded by the coding sequence ATGCGAAACGTAAAAGACCTTTACATGGCACTCATTTTTTTTATAATTATTGTGATAAACGGTATATCCGCAGAAAAGAAGCAAGACTACAAAGTGCTGATAGGCATGGATCATAAAAAAGTGATGCAGCTTAAAGAAATTAAAACACTGGTAATCGATGCGGAGTTTTTCTCTGAGGAGGAAATAGCGCACCTCCATGCAAACGGAAACACAAATATACTTTCTTATTTAAATATCGGCTCTATCGAAACATTCCGCGATGATTATAAAGAATTTGAAGAGATCACTTTAGGAGACTATGAAAATTGGGATGAAGAAAAATGGGTAAACGTCGCGGATAAACGGTGGCAAAAAAGAATAAAAAACAAAGCGCAGCTTTTATTGCAAAAAGGCATAGACGGTTTTTTCCTTGATAATGCCGATGTTTATTATCAGTATCAAACGCCTGCAATATATCAAGGACTTATGTCTATTTTACGGGAAATACATCAAGAGCATAAACCTATCATCATAAACGGCGGAGACACGTTTATCACGGAAGCGATTAAGCAAAACGCTATCAGCGGGATAGTAACCGGAGTCAATCAGGAAAGCGTATTTACCGAAATACATTTTAAGACTAACACGTTTGGAGCAAAACCGGCAGAAGACAGAGCATATTTTATGGAATATCTGGCTCAATGTAAAACGTATGGACTCACCGTCTATTTACTCGAATACGGAGCAAATAAAAAACTGGAAAAAGAAATAAAAGCATATTGCGAACGTAACGGATTTATCTACGACATTTCCCATTCATTGCAGCTCGACAAAGCTTTTTGA
- a CDS encoding UDP-N-acetylmuramoyl-L-alanyl-D-glutamate--2,6-diaminopimelate ligase: MYVQHYAKSILQCLVSIEPIAVRGADVTVHSLSYDSREVREGAAFFALPGVHTDGSKFIDAAVAKGAVTVIHEKPLPAYQAHTCYVQVPDVRAAMAAAAAAFFDEPSQDLITIGVTGTEGKTSTVDFIWQLLRLAGKKAGFSSTVSFSLGDEPVANPAHQTTPESITVQERLARMRDNGCEYAVVEASSHGLSPRTARLLHVRFDAGIFMNVTQEHLEFHGTFEQYRYDKANLFRALDTHAHKKKNGTVAPFGIVNLEDPSADYFAQATKQPVFGFSLRKSAVDAAAPFPNFAGGLYADGVQEGENGLTFTIRAALDGMQKSFEAAVPVAGFFNVYNILAALIAVHNLTGLPLDELVPLLKRLVPVKGRMCRVEAGQDFEVIIDYAHTPSSFQLIMPPVRERIKAKGGRVIAVFGSGGERDTVKRPEQGRIAAEYCDIIILTDEDPRGEDPVELLEMIAAGCPDKKRGEELFIIPDRPTAIRKAFSLAQANDAVLLLGKGHENSIIGKDGAVPYNEYTEAQNALREMKPLGKMYQK, encoded by the coding sequence ATGTACGTGCAACACTATGCAAAATCAATTCTTCAATGTCTTGTATCGATAGAGCCGATAGCGGTTCGCGGCGCCGATGTTACGGTGCATTCGCTTTCGTATGATTCCCGTGAAGTGCGAGAGGGAGCCGCTTTTTTTGCCTTGCCCGGTGTACATACCGACGGTTCAAAGTTTATCGATGCGGCTGTTGCGAAGGGCGCCGTTACGGTTATCCATGAAAAGCCTCTCCCGGCATATCAGGCTCATACTTGCTACGTGCAAGTACCGGACGTCCGAGCTGCGATGGCCGCAGCCGCAGCCGCTTTTTTTGACGAACCTTCTCAAGATCTGATAACAATCGGCGTAACCGGTACGGAAGGGAAAACCAGCACCGTCGACTTTATCTGGCAGCTGCTGCGGCTTGCCGGAAAAAAAGCGGGGTTTTCTTCGACCGTGTCTTTTTCGCTTGGGGATGAACCGGTTGCCAATCCTGCACATCAGACAACGCCCGAATCGATTACGGTGCAGGAGCGGCTTGCCCGTATGCGGGATAATGGCTGCGAATACGCCGTGGTGGAAGCTTCTTCTCACGGGCTTTCTCCCCGAACGGCGCGCTTGCTGCATGTCCGGTTCGATGCGGGAATATTTATGAATGTTACGCAGGAACATTTGGAATTTCACGGCACTTTTGAACAGTACCGCTACGATAAAGCGAACTTATTCCGCGCATTGGACACTCATGCTCATAAGAAAAAAAACGGTACGGTTGCGCCGTTCGGCATAGTTAATCTTGAAGATCCCTCCGCCGACTATTTTGCACAGGCGACAAAGCAGCCGGTGTTCGGCTTTTCGTTACGGAAGAGCGCCGTCGATGCGGCTGCCCCATTCCCGAACTTTGCAGGCGGCTTATATGCCGATGGCGTGCAGGAAGGGGAAAACGGTTTAACCTTTACAATCCGTGCGGCACTTGACGGTATGCAGAAATCGTTTGAAGCCGCCGTTCCGGTAGCCGGTTTTTTTAATGTGTACAATATCCTCGCCGCTCTTATCGCCGTCCATAATCTCACGGGACTGCCGCTCGATGAGCTTGTGCCGCTATTGAAGCGGCTTGTGCCGGTAAAGGGCAGAATGTGCCGCGTCGAGGCGGGGCAGGATTTTGAAGTAATTATCGACTATGCACATACGCCGTCGTCGTTTCAGCTGATTATGCCGCCTGTCCGTGAGCGTATTAAGGCAAAAGGCGGCCGCGTGATTGCGGTGTTTGGTTCGGGCGGAGAACGCGATACCGTCAAGCGGCCGGAGCAGGGGAGAATTGCTGCAGAATACTGCGATATTATCATCCTCACCGACGAAGACCCCCGCGGCGAAGACCCCGTTGAACTTTTGGAGATGATCGCCGCAGGATGCCCCGATAAAAAACGCGGGGAGGAACTGTTTATTATTCCGGACAGGCCTACGGCGATCCGCAAGGCATTCTCCCTTGCGCAGGCAAATGACGCGGTATTGTTGCTGGGAAAAGGACACGAAAATTCGATTATCGGAAAGGACGGCGCCGTGCCGTACAATGAGTACACCGAAGCGCAAAACGCTCTACGGGAAATGAAGCCACTTGGTAAGATGTATCAAAAATGA
- the clpX gene encoding ATP-dependent Clp protease ATP-binding subunit ClpX, which yields MPKLRSDPSLVCSFCGKREDAGRKIVPGSGVAICDHCIQLCKEYLTAYKMAMPLQLSGDIPTPMELKAYLDEYVIGQEKAKRVLSVAVYNHYKRIMHPPADRNAVVIEKSNVLLIGPTGSGKTLLARTLAQKMKVPFAIADATTLTEAGYVGEDVENILLKLIQNADGDIARAERGIIFIDEIDKIARKSENVSITRDVSGEGVQQALLKIVEGTVASVPPQGGRKHPNQDMLKIDTSNILFICGGAFVGLDTIIQTRVAENPMGFGADVRSAKEKNLQELYDKLIPDDLVKFGIIPELIGRLPISVPLSDLKLADLRRILVEPKNAIIKQFQESFKLDNVKLTFDDAALDAISQQALDQNTGARGLRSIVERLMLDAMFEAPSMKGQKELHITKKVIEETEKPTLKLISEKTA from the coding sequence ATGCCTAAATTAAGAAGCGATCCTTCTTTGGTTTGTTCTTTTTGCGGTAAGCGGGAAGATGCAGGCCGCAAAATTGTCCCCGGATCGGGAGTTGCCATCTGCGATCACTGTATCCAACTTTGCAAGGAGTACTTGACCGCTTATAAAATGGCTATGCCCTTGCAGCTTTCAGGGGATATTCCTACTCCGATGGAATTAAAAGCCTATCTTGACGAATATGTTATCGGGCAAGAGAAGGCCAAACGGGTGTTGTCGGTTGCCGTTTATAACCACTACAAGCGGATTATGCATCCGCCGGCCGACCGGAATGCCGTTGTTATTGAAAAATCAAATGTTTTATTGATAGGGCCGACAGGGTCGGGAAAAACGTTGCTGGCGCGGACGCTTGCACAAAAGATGAAGGTTCCGTTTGCCATTGCAGATGCAACAACCTTAACCGAAGCAGGGTATGTCGGTGAGGATGTCGAAAATATCCTTTTAAAACTTATCCAAAACGCCGACGGTGATATTGCCCGTGCGGAACGCGGTATTATTTTTATTGATGAAATCGATAAGATTGCACGGAAAAGCGAAAACGTGTCGATTACCCGTGATGTTTCCGGCGAAGGGGTTCAGCAGGCACTGTTGAAAATCGTTGAAGGAACCGTCGCTTCGGTGCCTCCGCAAGGCGGACGCAAGCATCCTAATCAGGATATGCTTAAAATCGATACGTCCAATATTCTGTTTATCTGCGGCGGTGCCTTTGTCGGACTTGACACGATTATTCAAACGCGTGTTGCGGAGAATCCGATGGGATTCGGTGCGGATGTACGGTCTGCAAAAGAAAAGAATTTGCAGGAACTGTACGATAAACTTATCCCCGACGATCTGGTAAAGTTCGGCATTATTCCCGAGTTAATCGGGCGTTTACCGATTAGCGTTCCGCTTAGCGATTTAAAACTTGCAGATCTGCGCCGTATTCTTGTCGAACCCAAGAATGCCATTATCAAGCAGTTCCAAGAATCGTTTAAGCTTGATAATGTTAAGCTCACTTTTGATGACGCTGCCCTTGACGCTATTTCTCAGCAAGCGCTGGATCAAAATACCGGTGCACGCGGTCTTCGTTCCATTGTAGAAAGGCTGATGCTTGATGCGATGTTTGAAGCTCCGTCGATGAAGGGGCAAAAAGAGCTGCATATCACCAAAAAAGTGATTGAAGAAACCGAAAAGCCGACGTTAAAACTGATTTCGGAAAAAACCGCATAA
- the clpP gene encoding ATP-dependent Clp endopeptidase proteolytic subunit ClpP — translation MSEQMHSLVPYVIEQTGNGERSYDIFSRLLKDRIIFVDGEITDATADLVVAQLLFLESQNPDKDISLYINSPGGSVTAGLAVYDTMQHIHPNVQTICLGQAASMAAVLLAGGSKGKRFALPSSRVMIHQPWGGAQGQASDITIQAREILRLKKLIIQYCAHHTGKTESAVAEDMERDFFMSAQEACEYGIVDMVMDRRKNA, via the coding sequence ATGTCGGAACAGATGCATAGCCTTGTTCCCTATGTTATTGAACAGACGGGAAACGGGGAGCGCAGCTACGATATTTTTTCACGCCTGCTAAAAGACCGTATTATCTTTGTTGACGGCGAAATAACGGACGCAACCGCCGATCTGGTTGTTGCGCAGCTGCTGTTTTTGGAATCTCAGAATCCCGATAAAGATATCAGTCTGTATATTAACAGCCCCGGCGGTTCGGTAACGGCAGGGCTTGCCGTTTACGATACAATGCAGCATATTCATCCTAATGTGCAAACCATCTGTCTGGGGCAGGCTGCGAGTATGGCTGCCGTCCTTTTGGCAGGGGGAAGCAAAGGAAAACGCTTTGCACTGCCTTCATCCCGCGTGATGATTCATCAGCCGTGGGGCGGCGCGCAGGGGCAAGCGAGCGATATTACAATACAGGCACGGGAGATACTCCGTTTAAAAAAACTGATTATCCAATACTGTGCCCACCACACCGGTAAAACGGAAAGCGCGGTCGCCGAAGACATGGAGCGGGATTTCTTTATGTCTGCGCAGGAGGCTTGCGAATACGGCATCGTCGATATGGTTATGGATAGGAGAAAAAATGCCTAA
- the tig gene encoding trigger factor, translating into MNFTKEFTPIEKSRMKLSITVKQDEVQNRYALLTKKYAKQLQIPGFRKGKVPVKILEQKFGDTLRAETYDEVIQNVLEEVFESADKYSRPLPYSQPELDGTPDFKLDADMAFAVMYDVLPKVELSKVEGFTVSVPEVSVIDGDIEKELALIQERNALVIDCADTDTVQNDNIVTINYVQLDDSDAEIETSKRNDFVFTVGKGQFHYGVDDELIGMKKGEEKVIVKTYPAEHIDKQLAGKTIKLRVTVTALKRKELPAIDDDLAQDVSEKYKTLADLKADISKNLTRQVADVLERKKTDELLKQMAEANPIELPESMVKAELEGRWAMLAQRLGMSPESLEKLTIDINGKLSKASAMTEWRTEAELRLKTRIIVEKLLEDRGITASPEDVEAEYASIAERTGASAEDVKKHYDGNPRDKEYLIDDIKEKKLYAQLFEKSTVKSGEKLTVEQLLGEGVADVGTDA; encoded by the coding sequence ATGAATTTTACGAAAGAATTTACCCCCATCGAAAAGTCTCGGATGAAACTTTCGATTACCGTTAAGCAGGATGAGGTGCAAAACCGATATGCGCTTTTAACGAAAAAATATGCGAAACAGCTTCAAATACCGGGCTTTCGTAAAGGCAAAGTGCCGGTAAAAATCCTTGAACAGAAATTCGGCGATACGCTACGTGCCGAAACGTATGACGAAGTAATTCAAAACGTATTGGAAGAAGTATTTGAATCTGCGGATAAATATTCGCGTCCGCTGCCGTATTCGCAGCCTGAACTTGACGGTACACCCGATTTCAAGCTGGATGCCGACATGGCGTTTGCGGTTATGTACGACGTACTGCCCAAAGTGGAACTGTCCAAGGTGGAGGGCTTTACGGTATCGGTGCCCGAAGTGTCCGTTATCGACGGCGATATCGAAAAGGAATTGGCATTGATACAGGAGCGGAATGCGCTTGTAATCGATTGCGCCGATACCGACACCGTACAGAATGATAATATCGTAACGATTAACTATGTACAGCTTGATGATTCCGATGCGGAAATCGAAACTTCTAAACGGAATGATTTTGTGTTTACCGTCGGCAAGGGGCAGTTCCACTACGGTGTGGACGATGAGCTCATCGGTATGAAGAAGGGCGAAGAGAAGGTTATTGTCAAGACATATCCTGCCGAACATATCGACAAACAGCTTGCCGGAAAGACAATTAAGTTAAGGGTTACCGTAACGGCTTTGAAGCGCAAAGAGCTTCCCGCTATCGACGATGATTTGGCACAGGATGTAAGCGAAAAATATAAAACGCTTGCGGATTTAAAAGCCGACATATCGAAAAATCTTACCCGTCAGGTAGCAGATGTGCTGGAGCGGAAAAAGACCGACGAGCTGCTTAAACAGATGGCGGAAGCAAATCCTATCGAATTGCCCGAATCCATGGTTAAGGCGGAACTCGAAGGCCGGTGGGCTATGTTGGCGCAGCGGTTGGGAATGTCGCCGGAAAGCTTGGAAAAATTAACGATTGATATCAACGGTAAGTTATCTAAAGCTTCTGCGATGACCGAATGGCGGACTGAGGCGGAGTTACGGCTTAAAACCCGCATCATTGTCGAAAAATTGCTGGAAGACCGGGGTATAACCGCTTCTCCGGAAGATGTTGAAGCGGAATATGCTTCGATAGCCGAACGTACCGGGGCATCGGCGGAAGATGTTAAAAAACATTATGACGGGAATCCCCGCGACAAAGAATATTTGATCGACGATATTAAAGAGAAAAAACTCTATGCGCAGCTTTTTGAAAAATCGACGGTAAAATCGGGAGAAAAGCTGACGGTAGAACAATTGCTTGGAGAGGGAGTCGCCGATGTCGGAACAGATGCATAG